Proteins encoded together in one Manis pentadactyla isolate mManPen7 chromosome 6, mManPen7.hap1, whole genome shotgun sequence window:
- the TMEM198 gene encoding transmembrane protein 198: MPGTMAPLRFQLLPPEPDDAFWGAPCEQPLERRYQALPALVCIMCCLFGVVYCFFGYRCFKAVLFLTGLLFGSVVIFLLCYRERVLETQLSAGASAGIALGIGLLCGLVAMLVRSVGLFLVGLLLGLLLAAAALLGSAPYYQPGSVWGPLGLLLGGGLLCALLTLRWPRPLTTLATAVTGAALIATAADYFAELLLLGRYAVERLRAAPVPPLCWRSWALLALWPLLSLMGVLVQWRVTAERDSHTEVVISRQRRRVQLMRIRQQEERKEKRRRKRPPRVPPRGPRAPPRPGPPDPAYRRRPVPIKRFNGDILSPSYIQSFRDRQTGSSLSSFMASPTDVDYEYGSQGPLTACSGPPVRV, translated from the exons ATGCCGGGCACTATGGCACCACTGCGgttccagctgctgccccctgaGCCAGATGATGCCTTCTGGGGTGCACCCTGTGAACAGCCCCTGGAGCGCAGGTACCAGGCACTGCCAGCCCTCGTCTGCATCATGTGCTGTCTGTTTGGAGTCGTCTACTGCTTCTTTG GTTACCGCTGCTTCAAGGCAGTGCTCTTCCTCACTGGGTTGTTGTTTGGCTCAGTGGTCATCTTCCTGTTGTGCTACCGAGAGCGGGTGCTGGAGACACAGCTGAGTGCCGGGGCAAGTGCAGGCATCGCACTGGGCATTGGGTTGCTCTGCGGGCTGGTGGCCATGCTAGTACGCAGCGTGGGCCTTTTCCTAGTGGGGCTGCTGCTTGGTCTGCTGCTCGCTGCTGCTGCCCTGCTGGGCTCTGCACCCTACTACCAGCCGGGCTCTGTCTGGGGCCCACTAGGGCTGCTGCTCGGTGGCGGCCTACTCTGTGCCCTGCTCACGCTGCGCTGGCCCCGACCGCTCACCACCCTGGCCACTGCTGTGACTGGTGCTGCTCTCATCGCCACCGCCGCAGACTACTTTGCAGAGCTGCTGCTGCTGGGACGCTATGCAGTGGAACGACTACGGGCCGCCCCTGTGCCCCCGCTCTGCTGGCGGAGCTGGGCCCTGCTGGCACTTTGGCCCCTGCTCAGCCTGATGGGCGTTCTGGTGCAGTGGCGGGTGACGGCCGAGAGGGACTCCCACACGGAAG TGGTAATCAGCCGGCAGCGACGACGTGTGCAGCTGATGCGTATTCGGCAGCAGGAAGAGCGCAAGGAGAAGCGGCGGAGGAAGAGACCCCCTCGGGTTCCCCCCAGAGGCCCCAGAGCTCCTCCAAGGCCTGGGCCCCCTGACCCTGCTTATCGGCGCAGGCCAGTGCCCATCAAACGCTTCAATGGAGACATCCTCTCCCCA AGCTACATCCAGAGCTTCCGGGACCGGCAGACAGGGAGCTCACTGAGCTCCTTCATGGCCTCGCCCACAGATGTGGACTATGAGTATGGGTCGCAGGGCCCACTGACAGCCTGCTCGGGGCCCCCTGTGCGGGTATAG
- the CHPF gene encoding chondroitin sulfate synthase 2 isoform X1 encodes MRASLLLSVLRPAGPVAVGISLGFTLSLLSVTWVEEPCGPGPPQPGDPELPPRGNTNAARRPNSVQPGAERERPGAGAGAGENWEPRVLPYHPAPPGQAAKKAVRTRYISTELGIRQRLLVAVLTSQATLPTLGVAVNRTLGHRLERVVFLTGSRGRRAPPGMAVVTLGEERPIGHLHLALRHLLEQHGDDFDWFFLVPDATYTEAHGLARLTGHLSLAASAHLYLGRPQDFISGEPTPGRYCHGGFGVLLSRTLLQQLRPHLEGCRNDIVSAHPDEWLGRCILDATGVGCTGDHEGVHYSYLELSPEGPVQEGDPRFRSALTAHPVHDPVHMYQLHKAFARAELERTYQEIQELQWEIQNTSRLAADGERAAAWPVGIPAPSRPASRFEVLRWDYFTEQHAFSCADGSPRCPLHGVDQADVADVLGAALEELNRRYHPALRLQKQQLVNGYRRFDPARGMEYTLDLQLEALTPQGGRWPLTRRVQLLRPLSRVEILPVPYVTEASRLTVLLPLAAAERDLAPGFLEAFATAALEPGDAAAALTLLLLYEPRQAQRAAHADVFAPVKAHVAEMERRFPGARVPWLSVQTAAPSALRLMDLLSKKHPLDTLFLLAGPDTVLTPDFLNRCRMHAISGWQTFFPMHFQAFHPAVAPPQGPGPPELGRDTGRFDRQAASEACFYNSDYVAARGRLAAASEQEEEMLESMDVYELFLRFSGLHVLRAVEPALMQRYRTQTCSARLSEDLYHRCRQSELEGLGSRTQLAMLLFEQEQGNST; translated from the exons ATGCGGGCATCACTGCTGCTGTCGGTGCTGCGGCCCGCAGGGCCCGTGGCCGTGGGCATCTCCTTAGGCTTCACTCTGAGCCTGCTCAGCGTCACCTGGGTGGAGGAGCCGTGCGGCCCAGGGCCGCCTCAACCTGGAGATCCTGAGCTGCCGCCGCGCGGCAACACCAACGCGGCACGCCGGCCCAATTCGGTGCAGCCAGGAGCGGAGCGCGAAAGGCCTGGGGCCGGAGCAGGCGCTGGGGAGAACTGGGAGCCGCGTGTCTTGCCCTACCACCCTGCACCGCCTGGCCAGGCCGCCAAAAAGGCTGTCAG GACCCGCTACATCAGCACAGAGCTGGGCATCAGGCAGAGGCTACTGGTGGCAGTGCTGACCTCACAGGCCACGTTGCCCACGCTAGGGGTAGCTGTGAACCGCACTCTGGGGCACCGGCTAGAGCGCGTGGTGTTCCTCACGGGCTCACGGGGCCGCAGGGCACCACCTGGCATGGCTGTGGTGACGCTGGGTGAGGAGCGACCCATCGGGCACTTGCACCTGGCACTACGCCACCTGCTGGAGCAGCACGGAGATGACTTTGACTGGTTCTTCCTAGTGCCTGATGCCACCTACACCGAGGCCCATGGACTGGCCCGCCTCACTGGCCACCTTAGCCTGGCAGCCTCTGCCCACCTCTATCTGGGCCGGCCCCAGGACTTCATCAGTGGAGAGCCCACCCCAGGCCGCTACTGCCATGGAGGCTTTGGAGTACTGCTGTCCCGCACACTGCTACAGCAGCTGCGTCCCCATCTGGAAGGCTGCCGCAACGACATTGTTAGTGCGCACCCAGACGAGTGGCTGGGACGCTGCATCCTCGATGCCACCGGGGTGGGCTGCACTGGTGACCATGAG ggaGTACACTACAGCTATCTGGAGCTGAGCCCTGAggggcctgtgcaggagggggacCCTCGTTTCCGCAGCGCCCTGACAGCCCACCCTGTACATGACCCAGTGCACATGTACCAGCTGCACAAGGCTTTTGCCCGAGCTGAGCTGGAACGCACATACCAGGAGATACAGGAACTGCAG TGGGAGATCCAGAATACCAGCCGTCTGGCAGCTGATGGGGAGCGGGCAGCCGCCTGGCCTGTGGGCATTCCAGCACCATCCCGCCCAGCTTCCCGCTTTGAGGTGTTGCGCTGGGACTATTTCACAGAGCAGCATGCTTTCTCTTGCGCTGATGGCTCACCCCGCTGCCCACTGCATGGGGTCGACCAAGCTGATGTGGCCGACGTTCTGGGGGCAGCCCTGGAGGAGCTCAACCGGCGCTACCATCCGGCCCTGCGGCTCCAAAAGCAGCAGCTGGTTAATGGCTACAGACGCTTTGATCCTGCCCGGGGGATGGAGTACACCCTGGACTTGCAGCTGGAGGCACTGACCCCCCAGGGCGGCCGCTGGCCCCTGACTCGCCGGGTGCAGCTGCTACGGCCACTGAGCCGTGTGGAGATCTTGCCTGTGCCCTATGTCACTGAGGCCTCCCGTCTCACTGTTTTACTGCCTCTGGCTGCAGCTGAACGGGACCTAGCCCCTGGCTTCCTAGAGGCCTTTGCTACTGCAGCACTAGAGCCTGGTGATGCTGCGGCAGCCCTGACCCTTTTGTTACTGTATGAGCCACGACAGGCCCAGCGGGCAGCCCATGCAGATGTCTTTGCACCTGTTAAGGCCCATGTAGCAGAGATGGAGCGGCGTTTCCCTGGTGCCCGGGTGCCGTGGCTCAGTGTGCAGACAGCTGCACCCTCAGCACTGCGCCTCATGGATCTGCTCTCCAAGAAGCACCCATTAGACACACTGTTCCTGCTGGCCGGGCCAGACACGGTGCTCACACCTGACTTCCTGAACCGCTGCCGTATGCATGCCATCTCTGGCTGGCAGACCTTCTTTCCCATGCACTTCCAGgccttccatccagctgtggcccCACCACAGGGGCCTGGGCCCCCAGAGCTGGGGCGAGACACAGGCCGCTTTGATCGCCAGGCAGCCAGCGAAGCCTGCTTCTACAACTCTGACTACGTGGCAGCTCGTGGGCGGCTGGCGGCAGCCtcggagcaggaggaggagatgCTGGAGAGCATGGATGTGTATGAGCTCTTCCTGCGCTTCTCCGGCCTGCATGTGCTGCGGGCGGTGGAGCCAGCGCTGATGCAGCGCTACCGGACCCAGACATGCAGTGCACGGCTCAGCGAGGACCTGTACCACCGCTGTCGCCAGAGTGAGCTGGAGGGCCTGGGCTCCCGCACCCAGCTGGCCATGCTGCTCTTTGAGCAGGAGCAGGGCAATAGCACCTGA
- the CHPF gene encoding chondroitin sulfate synthase 2 isoform X2 yields the protein MRASLLLSVLRPAGPVAVGISLGFTLSLLSVTWVEEPCGPGPPQPGDPELPPRGNTNAARRPNSVQPGAERERPGAGAGAGENWEPRVLPYHPAPPGQAAKKAVRTRYISTELGIRQRLLVAVLTSQATLPTLGVAVNRTLGHRLERVVFLTGSRGRRAPPGMAVVTLGEERPIGHLHLALRHLLEQHGDDFDWFFLVPDATYTEAHGLARLTGHLSLAASAHLYLGRPQDFISGEPTPGRYCHGGFGVLLSRTLLQQLRPHLEGCRNDIVSAHPDEWLGRCILDATGVGCTGDHEWEIQNTSRLAADGERAAAWPVGIPAPSRPASRFEVLRWDYFTEQHAFSCADGSPRCPLHGVDQADVADVLGAALEELNRRYHPALRLQKQQLVNGYRRFDPARGMEYTLDLQLEALTPQGGRWPLTRRVQLLRPLSRVEILPVPYVTEASRLTVLLPLAAAERDLAPGFLEAFATAALEPGDAAAALTLLLLYEPRQAQRAAHADVFAPVKAHVAEMERRFPGARVPWLSVQTAAPSALRLMDLLSKKHPLDTLFLLAGPDTVLTPDFLNRCRMHAISGWQTFFPMHFQAFHPAVAPPQGPGPPELGRDTGRFDRQAASEACFYNSDYVAARGRLAAASEQEEEMLESMDVYELFLRFSGLHVLRAVEPALMQRYRTQTCSARLSEDLYHRCRQSELEGLGSRTQLAMLLFEQEQGNST from the exons ATGCGGGCATCACTGCTGCTGTCGGTGCTGCGGCCCGCAGGGCCCGTGGCCGTGGGCATCTCCTTAGGCTTCACTCTGAGCCTGCTCAGCGTCACCTGGGTGGAGGAGCCGTGCGGCCCAGGGCCGCCTCAACCTGGAGATCCTGAGCTGCCGCCGCGCGGCAACACCAACGCGGCACGCCGGCCCAATTCGGTGCAGCCAGGAGCGGAGCGCGAAAGGCCTGGGGCCGGAGCAGGCGCTGGGGAGAACTGGGAGCCGCGTGTCTTGCCCTACCACCCTGCACCGCCTGGCCAGGCCGCCAAAAAGGCTGTCAG GACCCGCTACATCAGCACAGAGCTGGGCATCAGGCAGAGGCTACTGGTGGCAGTGCTGACCTCACAGGCCACGTTGCCCACGCTAGGGGTAGCTGTGAACCGCACTCTGGGGCACCGGCTAGAGCGCGTGGTGTTCCTCACGGGCTCACGGGGCCGCAGGGCACCACCTGGCATGGCTGTGGTGACGCTGGGTGAGGAGCGACCCATCGGGCACTTGCACCTGGCACTACGCCACCTGCTGGAGCAGCACGGAGATGACTTTGACTGGTTCTTCCTAGTGCCTGATGCCACCTACACCGAGGCCCATGGACTGGCCCGCCTCACTGGCCACCTTAGCCTGGCAGCCTCTGCCCACCTCTATCTGGGCCGGCCCCAGGACTTCATCAGTGGAGAGCCCACCCCAGGCCGCTACTGCCATGGAGGCTTTGGAGTACTGCTGTCCCGCACACTGCTACAGCAGCTGCGTCCCCATCTGGAAGGCTGCCGCAACGACATTGTTAGTGCGCACCCAGACGAGTGGCTGGGACGCTGCATCCTCGATGCCACCGGGGTGGGCTGCACTGGTGACCATGAG TGGGAGATCCAGAATACCAGCCGTCTGGCAGCTGATGGGGAGCGGGCAGCCGCCTGGCCTGTGGGCATTCCAGCACCATCCCGCCCAGCTTCCCGCTTTGAGGTGTTGCGCTGGGACTATTTCACAGAGCAGCATGCTTTCTCTTGCGCTGATGGCTCACCCCGCTGCCCACTGCATGGGGTCGACCAAGCTGATGTGGCCGACGTTCTGGGGGCAGCCCTGGAGGAGCTCAACCGGCGCTACCATCCGGCCCTGCGGCTCCAAAAGCAGCAGCTGGTTAATGGCTACAGACGCTTTGATCCTGCCCGGGGGATGGAGTACACCCTGGACTTGCAGCTGGAGGCACTGACCCCCCAGGGCGGCCGCTGGCCCCTGACTCGCCGGGTGCAGCTGCTACGGCCACTGAGCCGTGTGGAGATCTTGCCTGTGCCCTATGTCACTGAGGCCTCCCGTCTCACTGTTTTACTGCCTCTGGCTGCAGCTGAACGGGACCTAGCCCCTGGCTTCCTAGAGGCCTTTGCTACTGCAGCACTAGAGCCTGGTGATGCTGCGGCAGCCCTGACCCTTTTGTTACTGTATGAGCCACGACAGGCCCAGCGGGCAGCCCATGCAGATGTCTTTGCACCTGTTAAGGCCCATGTAGCAGAGATGGAGCGGCGTTTCCCTGGTGCCCGGGTGCCGTGGCTCAGTGTGCAGACAGCTGCACCCTCAGCACTGCGCCTCATGGATCTGCTCTCCAAGAAGCACCCATTAGACACACTGTTCCTGCTGGCCGGGCCAGACACGGTGCTCACACCTGACTTCCTGAACCGCTGCCGTATGCATGCCATCTCTGGCTGGCAGACCTTCTTTCCCATGCACTTCCAGgccttccatccagctgtggcccCACCACAGGGGCCTGGGCCCCCAGAGCTGGGGCGAGACACAGGCCGCTTTGATCGCCAGGCAGCCAGCGAAGCCTGCTTCTACAACTCTGACTACGTGGCAGCTCGTGGGCGGCTGGCGGCAGCCtcggagcaggaggaggagatgCTGGAGAGCATGGATGTGTATGAGCTCTTCCTGCGCTTCTCCGGCCTGCATGTGCTGCGGGCGGTGGAGCCAGCGCTGATGCAGCGCTACCGGACCCAGACATGCAGTGCACGGCTCAGCGAGGACCTGTACCACCGCTGTCGCCAGAGTGAGCTGGAGGGCCTGGGCTCCCGCACCCAGCTGGCCATGCTGCTCTTTGAGCAGGAGCAGGGCAATAGCACCTGA